From the Luteolibacter rhizosphaerae genome, one window contains:
- the ppk1 gene encoding polyphosphate kinase 1, whose amino-acid sequence MPLPFINRELSWLEFNQRVLNEALRADLPLLERVKFLAITASNLDEFFQVRVGSLMLLSRSGRKAADPSGMTPNQQLTAIRKRVQQMVESQYELFRDTLVPALNSAGIRFLNTKGLTATQSDQVAAAFHDAISPLLTPLGVVPGEDPPAVPALQLIVACRVSDPETSTVRHAMVPIPEGIPRRFPVSDVGDSSAFLLVEDIVALHAHELFPGEEVEATACFRVTRNGDIAVQEEDASDLAGEMEEVLAARKLSDTVRLELPVSLPRDLAKVIQEVCRASSNEIMRINGPLALSQFMDLAFLPGMEALRDEDWPSQPSPDLAPGESIFEAIGRRDLLLHHPYESFEPVMRLVEEAADDPQVVSIKQVLYRTARQSRIIDALIRAAENGKTVTVLVELKARFDEARNLLRAEELQRAGAQIVYGVKGLKTHAKICLVVRREDGRLRRYVHLGTGNYNESTAKLYTDISLLSCRPEYGADASLFFNAVTGRSKLLRFQRLVPAPTAMKPRLLDLIASEAERARQGEPARILAKVNSLQDPDIIAALYQASKAGVEINLNVRGICCLKTGDAKHSKHIRVVSIIDRFLEHARIFYFHQGGDPGIFIASADWMGRNLDRRVELMIPVEDSRARRRLLRILEAFFQDNAQASKILPDGSSERLRPAQGEKKFRAQEFFFKEARKAAKAREHERAMTFEPHVPK is encoded by the coding sequence ATGCCTCTTCCCTTCATCAACCGCGAGCTGTCCTGGCTGGAGTTCAACCAGCGCGTGCTGAATGAAGCCCTGCGCGCGGATCTCCCCCTCCTGGAGCGGGTGAAGTTCCTCGCCATCACGGCATCGAATCTCGACGAGTTCTTCCAAGTCCGGGTCGGCAGCCTCATGCTGCTTTCCCGCAGCGGCCGCAAGGCAGCAGATCCCTCCGGCATGACGCCGAACCAGCAGCTCACCGCCATCCGCAAGCGCGTGCAGCAGATGGTGGAGAGCCAGTATGAACTCTTCCGGGACACCCTTGTCCCCGCCCTCAACTCCGCCGGCATCCGCTTCCTGAATACGAAGGGCCTGACCGCCACCCAGTCGGACCAAGTGGCCGCCGCCTTCCACGATGCCATCTCGCCGCTGCTCACCCCGCTCGGCGTGGTCCCGGGCGAGGACCCGCCCGCAGTTCCGGCCCTGCAACTGATCGTGGCCTGCCGCGTCTCCGATCCCGAGACCTCCACCGTCCGCCACGCCATGGTGCCGATCCCCGAGGGCATCCCGCGCCGCTTCCCGGTGAGCGATGTCGGCGATAGCTCGGCTTTCCTCCTCGTGGAGGACATCGTCGCCCTGCATGCCCACGAACTCTTCCCCGGTGAGGAAGTCGAGGCCACCGCCTGCTTCCGCGTCACCCGGAATGGCGATATCGCCGTGCAGGAAGAAGACGCCTCGGACCTTGCCGGCGAGATGGAAGAAGTCCTCGCCGCCCGCAAGCTCTCGGACACCGTCCGCTTGGAACTCCCCGTCAGTCTGCCCCGCGATCTCGCGAAGGTGATCCAGGAAGTTTGCCGCGCTTCCAGCAATGAGATCATGCGGATCAATGGCCCGCTCGCTCTCTCCCAGTTCATGGACCTCGCCTTCCTGCCCGGCATGGAGGCGTTGCGGGATGAGGACTGGCCCTCACAGCCCTCCCCGGACCTCGCTCCGGGCGAATCGATCTTCGAGGCCATCGGCCGCCGCGATCTGCTACTACATCACCCGTACGAAAGCTTCGAGCCGGTCATGCGCCTCGTGGAAGAAGCCGCGGATGACCCGCAGGTCGTGTCCATCAAGCAGGTCCTCTACCGCACCGCCCGCCAGTCCCGCATCATCGATGCCCTCATCCGCGCCGCGGAGAATGGCAAGACCGTCACCGTGCTCGTCGAGCTCAAGGCCCGCTTCGATGAAGCGCGCAATCTGCTCCGCGCGGAAGAACTCCAGCGCGCCGGTGCCCAGATCGTCTACGGCGTGAAGGGGCTCAAGACCCACGCCAAGATCTGCCTCGTTGTCCGCCGCGAGGATGGCCGCCTGCGCCGCTACGTCCACCTCGGCACCGGCAATTACAACGAGAGCACCGCCAAGCTCTACACCGATATCTCGCTGCTGAGCTGCCGCCCCGAGTACGGAGCCGATGCCTCGCTCTTCTTCAATGCCGTCACCGGTCGCTCGAAGCTCCTCCGCTTCCAGCGCCTCGTCCCCGCGCCCACCGCGATGAAGCCGCGCCTGCTCGACCTCATCGCCTCCGAGGCCGAGCGCGCCCGCCAGGGCGAGCCCGCCCGCATCCTCGCGAAGGTCAACTCGCTCCAGGACCCGGACATCATCGCCGCCCTCTATCAGGCCTCCAAGGCCGGCGTGGAGATCAACCTCAACGTCCGCGGCATCTGCTGCCTCAAGACCGGCGATGCCAAGCACTCGAAGCACATCCGCGTCGTCTCCATCATCGACCGCTTCCTCGAGCACGCCCGCATCTTCTACTTCCACCAGGGCGGCGACCCCGGCATCTTCATCGCCTCCGCCGACTGGATGGGCCGCAACCTCGACCGCCGCGTCGAGCTCATGATTCCCGTCGAGGACAGCCGCGCCCGCCGCCGCCTCCTCCGCATCCTCGAAGCCTTCTTCCAGGACAATGCCCAAGCCTCCAAGATCCTCCCCGACGGCTCCTCCGAACGCCTCAGGCCCGCCCAAGGCGAAAAGAAATTCCGCGCCCAGGAATTCTTCTTCAAGGAAGCCCGCAAAGCCGCCAAAGCCCGCGAGCACGAACGCGCCATGACCTTCGAGCCCCACGTCCCGAAGTAG